From the genome of candidate division WOR-3 bacterium, one region includes:
- the tsaB gene encoding tRNA (adenosine(37)-N6)-threonylcarbamoyltransferase complex dimerization subunit type 1 TsaB: MTKSSGSTALRSASPGRVSRYYLGIETSGAATGVALIDADQIVFESSVSGMNHNEVLPGLVADALNSARIGPIQLKGISATIGPGMFTALRVGLAYAKGLALPYSIPVKGVSTLLALAQTAAEATKCRVAAQASEHAALFLALIDAKKQQVYCGLYSDKRPLLEPSVVHPEELPDVLRTACQSCCLTLCGSGASLCAETIRQAGFEVRLSGVELPLARVVARLGQKLILEQGGDDLAGLVPLYLRRTDAELQREKR, from the coding sequence ATGACCAAGTCTTCGGGTAGCACGGCTCTTCGCTCGGCTTCGCCAGGCCGGGTGTCTCGGTATTACCTCGGCATCGAAACGAGCGGTGCTGCGACCGGTGTTGCGCTCATTGATGCCGACCAGATTGTCTTCGAATCGTCGGTATCCGGGATGAACCACAATGAGGTTCTGCCCGGACTAGTGGCCGATGCGCTCAACTCGGCCAGAATCGGGCCGATACAACTCAAAGGTATCAGCGCGACAATCGGCCCTGGCATGTTTACCGCACTCCGAGTCGGGCTGGCGTATGCCAAGGGTCTTGCTCTGCCGTACTCGATTCCGGTCAAGGGTGTCAGCACGCTCCTTGCGCTTGCGCAGACAGCAGCGGAAGCAACGAAATGCCGGGTGGCAGCGCAGGCTTCAGAACACGCGGCCTTGTTCCTTGCCTTGATTGATGCAAAGAAGCAACAGGTTTATTGCGGTCTGTATTCAGACAAGAGGCCGCTCCTTGAGCCGTCTGTGGTTCATCCTGAAGAGCTTCCTGATGTGCTCCGGACTGCGTGTCAGAGTTGCTGCCTGACGCTGTGCGGCAGCGGTGCATCGCTGTGCGCTGAAACCATCAGGCAGGCAGGTTTTGAGGTTCGGCTCAGTGGGGTCGAATTGCCTTTGGCCCGGGTCGTGGCCAGACTTGGCCAGAAACTCATCTTGGAGCAGGGTGGTGATGACTTGGCAGGTCTGGTACCGCTCTATCTCCGCCGAACCGACGCCGAACTACAACGGGAGAAACGCTAG
- a CDS encoding type III pantothenate kinase: MILTVNVGNTNTKICLFQGRRLVVHHVVATRELLQRPARVVPSGWRITGAAVASVVPQATSSCLQQIRARTGLRPFLVNRRTRTGLDIRYDRNQLGADRICVAVGARVRFPGDLVVIDFGTAVTVNVVTREGVFLGGPILPGQGLMLRSLGQGTARLPRLRARPVTRLLASRTEDAVQAGTFQLLCLGLEAMIRPIEQQAGRRFTVIATGGQARKMRQHIPSIVRVEPDLVARGLLELYFLNRQTEA, encoded by the coding sequence ATGATTCTGACGGTCAACGTTGGTAATACGAACACAAAAATCTGCCTGTTCCAAGGCCGCCGGCTTGTTGTGCATCACGTTGTCGCGACCCGCGAGCTGCTCCAAAGACCTGCCCGTGTTGTGCCATCCGGCTGGCGCATCACCGGTGCCGCAGTTGCGTCGGTCGTACCACAAGCTACCAGTTCATGTCTTCAGCAAATCAGGGCGAGGACCGGGCTCAGGCCGTTTCTGGTGAACCGGCGTACTCGAACCGGGCTTGACATTCGCTACGACCGTAACCAGCTCGGAGCGGACCGGATTTGTGTTGCGGTTGGTGCGCGGGTGAGATTTCCGGGTGACTTGGTTGTGATTGACTTCGGGACCGCAGTTACAGTCAACGTCGTCACCCGGGAAGGCGTCTTCCTCGGCGGTCCGATTCTGCCCGGTCAAGGTCTGATGCTGCGAAGCCTTGGCCAGGGAACCGCCCGGCTGCCGCGACTCCGGGCTAGGCCGGTCACTAGGCTTCTTGCCAGCAGGACCGAGGACGCGGTTCAAGCCGGTACATTCCAATTACTTTGCCTCGGCCTTGAGGCAATGATCAGGCCGATCGAGCAGCAGGCTGGACGTAGGTTCACTGTTATTGCCACAGGCGGGCAGGCAAGGAAGATGAGGCAGCATATTCCGAGTATTGTCCGGGTCGAGCCTGACCTTGTGGCCCGAGGACTTCTGGAACTGTATTTTCTCAATCGGCAGACTGAGGCATGA
- a CDS encoding biotin--[acetyl-CoA-carboxylase] ligase, whose protein sequence is MARFGRLHLLDTCQSTNDYAFSLALAAEPAIVVCRTQTQGRGRFRRQWFSDSDSLTFSVLLLPGPEQAGVVPGLTQLAGLAVCRAVEELTGLAPRIRWPNDIVLNDKKLAGILCEQRKAAVVVGVGVNVNQSSFPADIPEPVSLRLATGMPWDRFALLDKILEQFFTLVAEAARGNTQPALEAIKQRSAVLHRRVEVQTLLRRYIGTVIDLDAQGRLVLRTTSGRLVVIGSGQARRLR, encoded by the coding sequence TTGGCGCGCTTTGGTCGGCTACACCTTCTCGATACCTGCCAGTCAACCAACGATTATGCGTTTTCACTTGCTTTGGCGGCTGAACCGGCAATCGTTGTGTGCCGGACCCAGACGCAAGGTCGGGGTCGGTTCCGTCGCCAGTGGTTTTCGGATTCGGACAGCCTGACGTTTTCGGTTCTGCTCCTGCCCGGGCCCGAGCAGGCCGGGGTCGTGCCCGGTCTTACCCAGCTTGCCGGACTTGCTGTCTGTCGGGCAGTGGAGGAACTGACCGGGCTTGCTCCGCGCATCCGGTGGCCGAACGACATCGTCCTCAACGACAAGAAGCTGGCCGGTATACTGTGTGAGCAGCGCAAAGCTGCGGTGGTAGTCGGCGTCGGTGTAAATGTCAACCAATCGTCGTTTCCAGCAGATATTCCAGAGCCCGTGTCCCTGCGCCTGGCTACGGGTATGCCTTGGGACCGGTTTGCACTGCTTGATAAGATACTTGAACAGTTCTTTACCCTTGTTGCCGAGGCAGCCAGAGGTAACACTCAACCGGCTCTGGAGGCTATCAAGCAGCGTTCGGCTGTACTGCACCGCCGGGTGGAGGTTCAGACCCTTCTCCGGCGGTACATTGGCACGGTGATAGACCTTGATGCACAGGGTCGGCTTGTTCTGCGGACGACAAGTGGACGGCTTGTGGTCATCGGCTCAGGCCAGGCACGCAGGCTTAGATGA